TCTCAAAAATCCGCACACTTTTCTCATGCCCTTAGGCCGCTTACGGGAAAAGGCGCCAGAATTCCCAAAAGACAAAACCATTATTCCCTTCTGCAAACTGAGTCTGCGGGGTTATGAGGCCGTGAAAATTCTGGAAGGACTGGGATTTAAAGATATCATGTTCATGGATGGCGGGGTCGTGCAATGGCCCTATGAATTGGAAAAGTAACATTAATCTAATACCTTACTAAAAATTAGCCCCAAGCTCCGGGTCTGGGTGGCTTTCTTCAATTTGTAAGGCAGCCGGGGAGCAGCGCCGTTATTGCTTATCCACTGAGTGCGGCGCTGCTCCAGCCTAGTTTAAGCAGTCAGGCCCGCGGACGTAAATGGTGGCTTATCGGAGGGAAAAAATTAATATTTTCCCGCTGGCCCTTCAGCTGCCCATCACCTATCATGTTGGAATAAAAAGCTTTTATACTTTCCCTGTGCCGTACCGTCTTGACAGGCGAATTTTCGGGTAAATTTAACCACTGTTCATGGGAGAGGGGGCTAATGGTCGCAGACCCCTACCCCTCCCTCAAATTAACCTTTTATACCCATTAGCTTTCAAATGAGTAATTTTATCCTTTATCCCCTCTCCCCTGCTGGGGGGAGAGGGCGAGGGTGAGGGGGCATTTCCGCTCTTTGATCGCAACTTGGTATTAAATGCTCGGAGTAATAATTCTTGTAAAAGACGTAATGGTCGCCGATCTTGCCATCCATGGATAACAACTTTTAAGCCTAATGGGAGAAAATCATATGCAAACAGAAGGTATTGATTTAAAAAAGGCTCAAACAGAATCCCTCCAGCGTCCGCGCTACCAATACTCCCGGTTAGCACGCATCTTTTTTGGGATGATGGATCTGGTGACGGGAAAGGAAACAACCCTTGCCAAAGCCAAGCTTATTGAGACCTTGGCCAGCATTCCATACCGCGCCTGGGAAAACCGCCAATATGCCCGTATGACCCGCCACTATCGCAATCCAGAAATAGTCCGACAGGCGCGGGAAATGCTGGCCTGGTGCCGGGACGCCCAGGATAATGAATACTGGCACTTGCTCCTCATCCACGAAAAAATGAAAGAGGATGGCATCAAGGATCCCTGGTATCTCTACTGGCCCATTCCGTCTTTAATGGTCGGTTCCTATGGGCTGTTAACCAAGGTCATGGCCTTCGTCAGTCCACACCGGGCCTACCTGTTCAACGCCGAGTTCGAAGACCACGCCGAGCATGTTTATGCTCAATTCGTGGCCGACCACCCGGAATGGGAGGGACAACCGGTCAAGAGTGCGCTAGTCAAGGAGTATGGCAATTTTGACAATTGGGCGGATGTGTTCCGGCGCATCGGACTTGATGAGCGGGACCACATGAACCGAAGCTTTGGGTTATCCCGGCGGCCTGACTACGTGGTAAAATATAACGGTATGCCGGAGGCTTGACCGTCATTGCTTCCGGCTACACCGAACAGAGACGGCACTCCTCAGAGAACTCGCTGGACAGCGTTAAGGGTTCGGGGGGCAGGCTGAGTACCTGGCCCGGACGCGCGCCATAACGGTAAATGGTTACTCCTTTGAGCCCCAGACGGTAGGCCAGTTGGAAGGAGTGAGCTGCCTCTGCTGCCGTAGCGCTGGGCGGCAGGTTGATGGTCTTGGAGACGGCGTTGTCCACGTGCCGTTGAAAGGCCGCCTGCATCTGGAGCTGAATTTCGGGTGTGACCTCAAAGGTAGTGGGAAACAGCCGACGCAGGGAGGCTGGCAAGTCGGTAAACGGGCGGACCCGCCCCACCGGACTGATCTTAGGCAGCCATTTATCCGGGTCCAGGCCAGCCTCTCGTAATTTCTGAATAAATAAAGGATGTACCTGTAAGAACTCTTCTCCTTCCAAGGCCCGGCGCATATAGGCAATGGCAAATAATGGTTCGATGCCGCTGCTGGTTCCGGCGATCAGGCTGATGGTGCCGGTGGGAGCGATGGTGGTCAGGGTGGCGTGGCGTCGCCCGGGTTTGCCCTCATGATGCCAGCGGCTGCGGCTGAAGTTAGGGAATGGCCCCCGCTCCTGGGCCAGTTGCTCGGACTGGGCTACTGCCGTGGCCTGGATGCGGGCCATCAGTTGCCCGGCCAGTTTCAGGGCTCCAGGATCATCATAGGGAAGGCCCAGGCGGATGAACAGATCCGCCAGTCCCATCACTCCCAGGCCGATCTTGCGATTGGCCCGGGTCAGGGCATCAATCTGGGGCAAGGGGTAATGGCTCTGGTCGATGACATCGTCTAGAAAAGTGACTCCCAGACGGACCAGCCGGTCCAATTCGGGCCAATCTACATCACCGCCCTGCTCCAGCCGGGCCAGGTTGATGGAGCCCAGGTTGCAGGCTTCATAAGGCAACAAAGGTTGCTCGCCGCAAGGGTTGGTGGCCTCCAGTTGGCCTAAATCCGGAAGGGGATTGGCGCGATTGATGGCATCCAGAAAAATCAATCCCGGATCTCCGGTCTCCAGGGCCTGTTGACAAATGGTCTCAAACACTTCCCGCGCCGGTAGCGTTTTGACCGTTCGGCCCGTCCGGGGATTGATCAAAGGATAGGTGTCATCGGTCTCCACCTTTTCCATAAATTCATCGCTGACCGCCACGGATAGATTAAAGTGGGTGAAGGCTCCGGGGGTGGCCTTGGCCATGATAAAATCCAGGATATCGGGATGGTCATATCGGAGGATGCCCATGTTGGCCCCGCGGCGTCGTCCTCCTTGTTTGATCACCTCGGTAGTGGTATTAAAGATTTGCATAAATGACACCGGCCCCGAAGCCACCCCGCCGGTAGTCCGCACCGGGTCCAGGCGGGGCCGCAGATGGGAAAAATTAAACCCGGTGCCGCCGCCGCTTTGATGGATCAGGGCCATATCGCGCACCGTCCCCAAGATGCTCTCCATGTTATCCTCGATCGGCAAGACAAAGCAGGCCGCCAATTGCTGTCGGGAGGTCCCGGCATTCATCAGGGTCGGGCTGTTGGGAAGAAATTTCAGCTCTGCCATGGCCTCGTAGAAGGCTTCCTCCATCCGGGCCGCAGCCGGCGGGCTGCTATAGCGGTGTTCGGCCGCGGCCACGGTCCGGGCTACCCGGCGGAAAAGACCTTCGGGGGTTTCCAAGATTCTGCCGTCTTCGGCGCGGCGCAGATATCGCTGCTCCAGCACCCGCCGGGCAATTGGACTGAAATCGCTCCGCCGTTCTTTTTCCATAACCAGTTCCACAATAAAATTAAAAAGTCTGGGATTTATGTCATTCTCCGGCCATTCCCAATTTTTTGGCCAGTTCCTGATAGGGCTTGGGAAATTCCGGCTGGAAATTCTGATAGAAAGTGATCGGGTAGCGAGCCCCGATCTTTCGGCCAGCCTCCTTGAGGCCGACCAGCAGCCCTTCCAGCAACTGGATGGGGAAGGCCATGACCATTTCGTCGTCCTGGGTCATGGAGAAGATCCGGTCTCCCATCCCCGGGATGGCCACCCGCATCTGCTGGCTCTGGTAGGGACCGATCAGATATTCGGCGCATTCGACTTTGCCGCCGAAGCTGCCGTTGACCCGTTCCCGAAAACTAAAGGTGGCAGCGCCGATGAGGCGGATCAATTGCGCCGGGTTGCCATAAATCACCACGATCTCCGGGTCCATCTTAAGCCGGTCCAGAGGACTCATATAAAGGGCCCCCAGTTCCCCGGGAGCAAGACGGGGCAGGGCCTGGGCTTCCCGGATGCCGGGGCCAGCCTCCGGATGGAACCCCACTTCACAGAAGAGCTGGCCTAATTCGGTAGCCGGTTCAGCCGCCGGAGTCAATCCAAAGGCCAGCATGGCCGGGATACAGATGAGGTCGTCCTTAGTCAGGCCGACGCTCCAGCCATAGACCCGGGCCATGGTTAGACCCTGACAGATGGTAACCTTTTTCTTAAAAACCTTGGAAGGACGTCGGGTCTTGTCCGGAAGCTCAGCGGGACTTTTTAAAAAGTTGACTCCCAGGGGTTCGGTCCGCAAGCGCAGGTCTTCCTTAAGTTGGAGAGTGGCGGCATTGTAATCCATGGCTTCCCTCCTTAGCTAAAAGGTTTTTTGTGATGAAAGTTGACTTGCTTGCCCAGGTGTCGACTCAGGGCGGGGTTCGAATCTTTTCAGGGACCGGCCCAGACGGCCGGCCTCATTAACCTGACGGAGGCGTTTAAGGCATTCCTCTATCCTGGACTTTTTCCCCAGGATGGCATAGACATCGAAGGCCCGGCCATAATAGTAAAAGGCCTGGCCCAGCTCACCTCGGGCCTGGTAAGTTTCGGCCAAACCGAAAAGATCAGCGGCCATGGCCGAGCGGTCGAGAATCTCCCGGTCTGCGGCTAGTGCCTGGTTAAAATGCGTCAAAGCTGCGTCAGTGTCTCCTTGCGCCAGGCGCAAACAGCCCCAGTGATGATTCCAGGTGCCCTGCAAGGCCGGGGTGGTAGCCAGGGGGCGGGCTTGGGTTAGCATGGCGGTCGCGGCTTCGAGCTCCTGTTGATCTAAATACCAGCTGGCCAGTTGACAAAGGATCCGGCCCCGAGCCTCGGTAGAAGCGGAACGCGCCGCAGCCTTCTGGGCGGCCTGCAGATATTCCCCAGCCCGGTCTAGATGGCCAGATTTGTGGGCGACAGTGGCCAGGTTGGCTAGGTTGGTGCTGACGGCGGCCCAATCCGGGATTTCCTGGTTTAAGCTCAAGGCCTGATTAAACAGATCTCGGGCAGTTTCCAGGTTTCCTTGCTCCAGCGCTACGGCACCCAGATTATTTAGCTGCTGCGCCACCCCTGAGGGATAATCGATGGACCGGCTGATCTCCAAAGCCCGGCCAAAATCCCGCGCCGCCCGCTGCAGGTCTCCCTGGGAAAACCATTGTTGACCCTGAATAGTTAGAGTAGTGGCCCTGGTGACCTGTTGGCCGTAGGGATCTGGGCCGGCCCGGCAGCCCCAGATCACCAGGGATGCCAAAACAATCCGACCCAGGAACTTAAGGGACATTCCGAGGCTCCAGGTGAATAGTCTCGCTATCCGGCTGCTTGGGCAGGGTCAGACGGATAAGGGGGTTGGCTTTGAGAGCGTCCACCACCGCGGTGCCGCCCCGCGCCGCTTCCGAAGCCGACCCCATTAATTCAGGAAATTCCTGACTGCCCTGTTTGATGTCCGCCAGTATGCTTTTAACCGTCTGCACCTCTTCCCTCACTGATTTGGCCAGGGCGGGCATCTGGCTGGTAGTGTCCTTAAGATTGCTGGTAATGCTTTGGGCATCTTTGACCACATTTTCGATTTTGGTCAGCGATTCTCCCAGCCGGCCATAGAAGTCGGTTTGCATCATTAGTTTCCCCAGCGATCCCTTGGCCTCGAGAATGCTCGCCATCACTTCGTTAAATTTGTTTACAGAGGTGAGCAATTTCCGTTCATGGGTTTTAAGTTGTTCGGTCAGATAAGCCAGATTAATCAGAATCTGCTTAGCCCGGCGCAAACTTTCCTCGGGCTTAAACTCTTCTAAATAATCAGCAAAAGTCTTACGTTCCTGGGAAGGGATGGTGCCATATTCGGCAACCGGGGGATACCCGGAAGAGCCGGGACTGATTTCCAGATATTCGCTCCCAAACAGCCCTGGACTTTGCACTTCGGCCACTGAATCCTGGCGGATCAGATCGGCGTACTCAGCTAATACCTTAATGGTGATCACCACCTGGGTCTGGTCCATTATCCGGCTGATGTGCAGGTCGGTCACCTTGCCGATTTCGGTGTTAAACATCTTGACCGCCGAGCCCGGCGTGAGATTATAGCCCTGTTTGAATTTGACCAGGTAGGTCTGCTGTGACTTGAACCAGGCCTTGCCCTGGCCAATGGCGAGCAG
The window above is part of the Deltaproteobacteria bacterium genome. Proteins encoded here:
- a CDS encoding tetratricopeptide repeat protein, with translation MSLKFLGRIVLASLVIWGCRAGPDPYGQQVTRATTLTIQGQQWFSQGDLQRAARDFGRALEISRSIDYPSGVAQQLNNLGAVALEQGNLETARDLFNQALSLNQEIPDWAAVSTNLANLATVAHKSGHLDRAGEYLQAAQKAAARSASTEARGRILCQLASWYLDQQELEAATAMLTQARPLATTPALQGTWNHHWGCLRLAQGDTDAALTHFNQALAADREILDRSAMAADLFGLAETYQARGELGQAFYYYGRAFDVYAILGKKSRIEECLKRLRQVNEAGRLGRSLKRFEPRPESTPGQASQLSSQKTF
- a CDS encoding DUF169 domain-containing protein; this encodes MDYNAATLQLKEDLRLRTEPLGVNFLKSPAELPDKTRRPSKVFKKKVTICQGLTMARVYGWSVGLTKDDLICIPAMLAFGLTPAAEPATELGQLFCEVGFHPEAGPGIREAQALPRLAPGELGALYMSPLDRLKMDPEIVVIYGNPAQLIRLIGAATFSFRERVNGSFGGKVECAEYLIGPYQSQQMRVAIPGMGDRIFSMTQDDEMVMAFPIQLLEGLLVGLKEAGRKIGARYPITFYQNFQPEFPKPYQELAKKLGMAGE
- a CDS encoding adenosylcobalamin-dependent ribonucleoside-diphosphate reductase produces the protein MEKERRSDFSPIARRVLEQRYLRRAEDGRILETPEGLFRRVARTVAAAEHRYSSPPAAARMEEAFYEAMAELKFLPNSPTLMNAGTSRQQLAACFVLPIEDNMESILGTVRDMALIHQSGGGTGFNFSHLRPRLDPVRTTGGVASGPVSFMQIFNTTTEVIKQGGRRRGANMGILRYDHPDILDFIMAKATPGAFTHFNLSVAVSDEFMEKVETDDTYPLINPRTGRTVKTLPAREVFETICQQALETGDPGLIFLDAINRANPLPDLGQLEATNPCGEQPLLPYEACNLGSINLARLEQGGDVDWPELDRLVRLGVTFLDDVIDQSHYPLPQIDALTRANRKIGLGVMGLADLFIRLGLPYDDPGALKLAGQLMARIQATAVAQSEQLAQERGPFPNFSRSRWHHEGKPGRRHATLTTIAPTGTISLIAGTSSGIEPLFAIAYMRRALEGEEFLQVHPLFIQKLREAGLDPDKWLPKISPVGRVRPFTDLPASLRRLFPTTFEVTPEIQLQMQAAFQRHVDNAVSKTINLPPSATAAEAAHSFQLAYRLGLKGVTIYRYGARPGQVLSLPPEPLTLSSEFSEECRLCSV
- a CDS encoding MCE family protein encodes the protein MDEGFTRSEKLAGLFLFLMLLVTVAALLAIGQGKAWFKSQQTYLVKFKQGYNLTPGSAVKMFNTEIGKVTDLHISRIMDQTQVVITIKVLAEYADLIRQDSVAEVQSPGLFGSEYLEISPGSSGYPPVAEYGTIPSQERKTFADYLEEFKPEESLRRAKQILINLAYLTEQLKTHERKLLTSVNKFNEVMASILEAKGSLGKLMMQTDFYGRLGESLTKIENVVKDAQSITSNLKDTTSQMPALAKSVREEVQTVKSILADIKQGSQEFPELMGSASEAARGGTAVVDALKANPLIRLTLPKQPDSETIHLEPRNVP